The following are encoded together in the Rhodanobacter soli genome:
- a CDS encoding DUF6232 family protein has translation MSDVMPPPLAPLAERTFFSEGNTLVTNARLVSNGQTYAIAGVTSVKAVVEPAKSTGVGWAILGALVLLVSLLNGWAVGIGLGALALVLGILVAKSQKPMHHLVLHSSSGEVRAISSQDGAVVARILAAVNNAIISRS, from the coding sequence ATGTCAGACGTCATGCCGCCACCACTGGCGCCGCTCGCGGAGCGCACGTTCTTTTCTGAGGGCAACACGCTTGTTACGAATGCTCGGCTCGTTTCGAACGGTCAAACTTACGCAATTGCCGGCGTCACTTCGGTTAAAGCGGTAGTGGAGCCGGCCAAATCGACTGGAGTGGGCTGGGCGATTCTCGGTGCCCTCGTTCTGCTTGTATCGTTGTTGAACGGCTGGGCGGTAGGCATCGGCTTGGGCGCACTCGCGCTGGTGCTCGGCATCTTGGTCGCCAAATCACAGAAGCCGATGCACCACCTCGTCCTCCACAGCTCATCCGGCGAGGTTCGGGCGATCAGTTCACAGGATGGGGCTGTCGTCGCGCGCATTTTGGCGGCCGTCAACAACGCCATTATCTCGCGCTCGTAG
- the ccmE gene encoding cytochrome c maturation protein CcmE: MNPTRKRRLTIVLSILAAAAVAAVLVVLALQNNMNYLLTPSQVQSGEAASYNTFRLGGMVKAGSIQRSSDSLKVTFTVVDAGGAMPVEYTGILPDLFRDNQSVIATGHMDGARFVATEVLAKHDETYMPKELKDAMAKAHEGKQVEEAAAAQDKMP, encoded by the coding sequence ATGAACCCCACCCGAAAACGCCGACTCACCATCGTGCTGTCGATCCTCGCCGCGGCGGCCGTCGCGGCCGTGCTGGTCGTGCTGGCACTGCAGAACAACATGAACTACCTGCTCACCCCGAGCCAGGTGCAATCGGGCGAGGCCGCCAGCTACAACACGTTCCGGCTCGGCGGTATGGTCAAGGCCGGTTCGATCCAGCGCTCCAGCGATTCGCTCAAGGTCACCTTCACCGTGGTCGACGCCGGCGGCGCGATGCCGGTGGAGTACACCGGCATCCTGCCCGACCTGTTTCGCGACAACCAGTCGGTGATCGCCACCGGTCACATGGACGGCGCCCGCTTCGTCGCCACCGAAGTGCTGGCCAAGCATGACGAGACCTACATGCCGAAGGAGCTGAAGGACGCCATGGCGAAGGCGCACGAAGGCAAGCAGGTTGAAGAAGCCGCTGCGGCGCAGGACAAGATGCCATGA
- a CDS encoding tetratricopeptide repeat protein gives MKTAFFIAAAAMVAVALAVLLLPLVRQGRQSGRPRGVFAVTLLIALVLPLGTGALYLLVGTPAALNGVTAAAAAPISMQQALAELRTHLQQQPDDLQGWMLLAQTSSMLRQPAEARDAFDQVLKLAPNNAEAMVGWAENDSMTRSDHRIEGRALELLKRAVQLHPDSQRGLWLLGIGNFQRGEYREAAATWRLLQPQLEPGSNVAKAVAEQIAVADARAGGAPAAASSSAATAAPQGATLQVQVALAPALKNKLAPGDTLFVYARAENGPPMPLAVAKLDPAQLPTTVTLNDAMAMTPAFKLSSVERVFVGARISHSGQPVAQPGDLEGDAGVVAVDRKTPVKISIDKVH, from the coding sequence GTGAAGACCGCTTTTTTCATTGCCGCCGCCGCGATGGTCGCTGTGGCGCTGGCCGTGTTGTTGCTGCCGCTGGTGCGCCAGGGCCGCCAGTCTGGCCGGCCACGCGGCGTATTCGCCGTGACCCTGTTGATCGCGCTCGTGCTGCCGCTGGGCACCGGCGCGCTGTACCTGCTGGTGGGCACGCCGGCCGCGTTGAACGGGGTGACCGCCGCGGCCGCCGCGCCGATCAGCATGCAGCAGGCACTCGCCGAGTTGCGCACGCATCTGCAACAGCAACCGGACGATCTGCAGGGCTGGATGCTGCTGGCCCAGACTAGCAGCATGCTGCGCCAGCCAGCCGAGGCGCGCGATGCGTTCGATCAAGTGTTGAAGCTGGCCCCGAACAACGCCGAGGCGATGGTCGGCTGGGCCGAGAACGACTCGATGACGCGCAGCGACCATCGCATCGAAGGCCGCGCGCTGGAGCTGCTCAAGCGCGCCGTGCAGCTGCATCCGGACAGCCAGCGCGGCCTGTGGCTGCTCGGCATCGGCAACTTCCAGCGCGGCGAATACCGCGAGGCCGCCGCCACCTGGCGCCTGCTGCAGCCGCAGCTGGAGCCGGGCTCGAACGTGGCCAAGGCCGTCGCCGAACAGATCGCCGTGGCCGACGCCCGTGCCGGCGGCGCACCCGCCGCTGCGTCCAGCAGCGCCGCCACTGCCGCCCCGCAAGGCGCCACCCTGCAGGTGCAGGTAGCGCTGGCGCCGGCACTCAAGAACAAGCTCGCCCCCGGCGATACCTTGTTCGTCTACGCCCGTGCGGAGAACGGGCCGCCGATGCCGCTGGCCGTGGCCAAGCTCGATCCCGCCCAGTTGCCCACCACCGTCACGCTGAACGACGCGATGGCGATGACGCCGGCGTTCAAGTTGTCCTCGGTCGAGCGCGTCTTCGTCGGCGCGCGGATCAGCCACAGCGGCCAGCCGGTCGCCCAGCCCGGCGACCTGGAAGGCGATGCCGGCGTGGTCGCGGTGGACCGCAAGACGCCGGTGAAGATCAGCATCGACAAGGTGCATTGA
- the ccmB gene encoding heme exporter protein CcmB, whose translation MSRPDLATACAAMLRRDLTLAWRRRGDIAMPVLYALIVTMLFPFALGPEDTLLQRIAGGVVLVTVLLAMLLALDAMFSSDIEDGSLEQLVLSPQPLALMLGMKILAHWITTALPLIVIAPLMAAMLHLPGAVIPVLLLALLLATPLLSLLGAVLVALTAGTRRSGMLLALMLLPLCVPAVIFAAGAVAAAQQGLPWLAPIAWLAAALVLAVVLAPLACAAALRIALDA comes from the coding sequence ATGAGCCGTCCGGACCTCGCCACCGCCTGCGCGGCCATGCTGCGGCGCGACCTCACCCTCGCCTGGCGCCGGCGCGGCGACATCGCGATGCCGGTGCTGTATGCGCTGATCGTGACCATGCTGTTCCCGTTCGCGCTGGGACCGGAGGACACCTTGCTGCAGCGGATCGCCGGCGGCGTGGTGCTGGTCACCGTGCTGCTGGCGATGCTGCTGGCGCTGGATGCGATGTTCTCCAGCGACATCGAGGACGGTTCGCTGGAACAACTGGTGCTTTCGCCGCAACCGCTGGCGCTGATGCTGGGCATGAAGATACTTGCCCACTGGATCACTACCGCGCTGCCGCTGATCGTGATCGCGCCGCTGATGGCTGCGATGCTGCACCTGCCCGGCGCGGTGATTCCGGTGCTGCTGCTGGCGCTGCTGCTGGCCACGCCGCTGCTCAGCCTGCTCGGCGCGGTGCTGGTGGCGCTGACGGCCGGCACCCGGCGCTCTGGTATGCTGCTCGCCTTGATGTTGCTGCCGCTTTGCGTGCCAGCCGTGATCTTCGCCGCCGGCGCCGTGGCGGCCGCCCAGCAGGGGTTGCCGTGGCTCGCGCCGATCGCCTGGCTCGCTGCCGCGCTGGTGCTGGCCGTGGTACTGGCGCCACTGGCCTGCGCGGCGGCCCTTCGCATTGCCCTGGACGCATAA
- a CDS encoding tyrosine-type recombinase/integrase: MLTDTAIRKTKPATRPLKLTDGGGMYLLLKPDGARYWRMNYRHGGKQKTLALGVYPTVTLADARQRREDARRLLANGTDPGEARAAAKVAQAVAAALTLDTFEAVALAWLKKREASGDTAATTIAKDRWRLETYLFPTIGSRPISEVTPKELREVLRPIEDSGKAETASRTKITAGQVFRWAVLEGKAEIDPTAPLRGLFTTPTPTHRAALTDPVRIGGLLRAIDGYTGRLTTLTALKLAPLVFVRPGELRKAEWSEFDLDGAIWRIPAPRMKMKAAHLVPLSTQAVEVLRDLHPLTGDGTLVFPAIGKTGRPMSENTVNQALRRMGYDKADMTGHGFRSMAATRLNEMGWNADAIERQLAHAESNKVRAAYTYAAQYLDERTRMMQAWADYLDGLRSGAKVVAFKRKA, translated from the coding sequence ATGCTGACCGATACCGCCATCCGCAAGACCAAGCCCGCAACCCGCCCGCTGAAGCTCACTGACGGCGGCGGCATGTATCTGCTACTGAAGCCGGACGGCGCACGGTACTGGCGGATGAATTACAGGCACGGCGGAAAGCAGAAGACGTTGGCGCTTGGCGTGTATCCGACCGTGACCCTTGCCGATGCCCGCCAGCGCCGTGAGGATGCCCGCAGGCTACTGGCGAACGGCACCGATCCCGGCGAAGCACGCGCAGCCGCCAAGGTTGCGCAAGCCGTAGCTGCGGCGTTGACCTTGGACACCTTCGAGGCGGTCGCCCTCGCATGGCTGAAGAAGCGCGAAGCCAGCGGAGACACCGCTGCCACCACCATTGCCAAAGACCGCTGGCGGCTGGAAACGTACCTGTTCCCCACCATCGGCAGTCGCCCCATTTCCGAGGTCACCCCAAAGGAACTGCGGGAGGTTCTGCGCCCCATCGAAGACAGCGGCAAGGCAGAGACAGCCAGCCGGACAAAGATCACGGCCGGGCAAGTGTTCCGCTGGGCAGTGCTGGAGGGCAAGGCGGAGATTGATCCAACGGCGCCCCTTCGCGGTCTGTTCACCACGCCCACCCCGACTCATCGCGCGGCCTTGACTGATCCCGTACGGATCGGCGGGCTACTGCGGGCCATTGACGGATATACGGGACGGCTCACGACACTGACCGCGTTGAAGCTGGCTCCGCTGGTGTTTGTGCGGCCGGGTGAACTGCGCAAGGCCGAATGGTCGGAGTTCGATCTAGACGGCGCTATCTGGCGCATCCCTGCGCCCCGTATGAAGATGAAGGCTGCGCACCTTGTCCCGCTATCGACGCAGGCAGTCGAAGTGTTGCGCGATCTTCACCCGCTGACCGGTGACGGTACGCTGGTCTTCCCTGCCATCGGCAAGACCGGCCGACCGATGAGCGAGAACACCGTCAATCAAGCCCTGCGGCGCATGGGTTACGACAAGGCCGACATGACCGGCCACGGCTTCCGCAGCATGGCGGCAACGCGGCTCAACGAGATGGGCTGGAACGCTGACGCCATTGAACGACAGCTAGCGCACGCGGAATCGAACAAGGTGCGCGCAGCTTACACATACGCGGCGCAGTATCTGGATGAGCGCACCCGCATGATGCAGGCATGGGCTGATTATCTGGACGGTCTGCGTAGCGGCGCGAAGGTCGTGGCGTTCAAGCGGAAAGCGTGA
- the ccmA gene encoding cytochrome c biogenesis heme-transporting ATPase CcmA, with amino-acid sequence MTAASTAAPLLEARALSFHRQDEPVFAPLDFQLRAGELALVEGDNGSGKTTLLRMLAGLLHTGAGELRWRGESLQRDRCAGEILFLGHQLGLKADLSPRENLRIAVGLHGAREGASVAAVLARIGLRGYEDEPVRRLSAGQKKRAALARLLLLPATVWLLDEPYANLDRIGIALVNDLLESHTDAGGAAMVTSHGTVSFHGGEPRRIRMHD; translated from the coding sequence ATGACTGCCGCCAGCACCGCTGCGCCCCTGCTCGAAGCGCGGGCCTTGAGTTTCCATCGCCAGGACGAACCGGTGTTCGCGCCGCTGGATTTCCAGTTGCGTGCGGGCGAACTGGCCCTGGTCGAGGGCGACAACGGCAGCGGCAAGACCACCTTGCTGCGCATGCTGGCCGGGCTGCTGCACACCGGCGCCGGCGAACTGCGCTGGCGCGGTGAATCGCTGCAGCGCGACCGCTGCGCCGGCGAGATCCTGTTCCTGGGCCATCAGCTTGGCCTCAAGGCGGATCTCAGCCCACGCGAGAACCTGCGCATCGCTGTCGGCCTGCATGGCGCTCGCGAGGGAGCCAGCGTAGCGGCGGTGTTGGCCCGGATCGGCCTGCGCGGCTACGAGGACGAGCCTGTGCGGCGGCTGTCCGCCGGCCAGAAAAAGCGCGCCGCGCTGGCCCGCCTGCTGTTGCTGCCGGCCACCGTGTGGCTGCTCGACGAGCCGTACGCGAACCTCGACCGTATCGGCATCGCGCTGGTGAACGATTTGCTGGAAAGCCACACCGATGCCGGTGGCGCGGCCATGGTCACCAGCCATGGCACGGTGAGTTTCCATGGCGGCGAGCCACGACGGATCCGCATGCATGATTGA
- a CDS encoding heme ABC transporter permease, with amino-acid sequence MANWIPLWLHKLGSPPTFYRFAGTLQPWAMGLALLLGAIALYGGLVLAPADYQQGDAYRIIFIHVPSAWMSMFIYAVMGVASFIALVWRIKLAEVVAMESAPVGAAFTFITLVTGSLWGKPMWGTWWTWDARLTSELVLLFLFLGVIGLYHAFEDRRQGARAAAFLAIIGIINVPIVHFSVNWWNTLHQGSTVNVFGQSKMSGAMLWPLLTMTLATKFYYIASLFRRARTDLLALEGGKDWVRKIAEDEADQ; translated from the coding sequence ATGGCTAACTGGATCCCGCTCTGGTTGCACAAGCTCGGCTCGCCGCCGACGTTCTACCGCTTCGCCGGCACGTTGCAGCCGTGGGCAATGGGCCTGGCGCTGCTGCTCGGCGCGATCGCGCTGTACGGCGGCCTGGTGCTCGCGCCGGCCGACTACCAGCAGGGCGACGCCTACCGGATCATCTTCATCCACGTGCCGAGCGCGTGGATGAGCATGTTCATCTACGCGGTGATGGGCGTGGCCTCGTTCATCGCGCTGGTGTGGCGGATCAAGCTGGCCGAGGTGGTGGCGATGGAATCGGCGCCGGTCGGCGCGGCGTTCACCTTCATCACCCTGGTTACGGGCTCGCTGTGGGGCAAGCCGATGTGGGGCACCTGGTGGACCTGGGACGCGCGGCTCACCTCCGAGCTGGTGCTGCTGTTCCTGTTCCTCGGCGTGATCGGGCTGTACCACGCGTTCGAGGACCGCCGCCAGGGCGCACGCGCCGCGGCCTTCCTGGCGATCATCGGCATCATCAACGTGCCGATCGTGCACTTCTCGGTGAACTGGTGGAACACCTTGCACCAGGGCAGCACGGTCAACGTGTTCGGCCAGTCGAAGATGTCCGGCGCCATGCTGTGGCCGCTGCTGACCATGACCCTTGCCACCAAGTTCTACTACATCGCCAGCCTGTTCCGCCGGGCGCGCACCGACCTACTGGCGCTGGAAGGCGGCAAGGACTGGGTGCGCAAGATCGCCGAAGACGAGGCCGACCAATGA
- a CDS encoding cysteine dioxygenase family protein → MLTLDFPGSRTLIDAIDAAVAKPTTHELTDSLRNSLCKLIRENAVTLPDCVFEANAEHYARRELYRSEEHGYCVVAMTWGPGQGTPIHDHDGMWCVEGVWNGALEIVQYELLEHDAQRYCFQPVGSIQAGAGSAGSLIPPHEYHSIRNPSDSAVTVSLHIYSGPMTRCSVFQPLPEDRWYGRDVRQLGLDRVH, encoded by the coding sequence ATGCTTACCCTGGATTTCCCCGGCAGCCGCACCCTGATCGACGCGATCGACGCCGCCGTGGCCAAGCCGACCACCCACGAACTCACCGACAGCCTGCGCAACAGCCTGTGCAAGCTGATCCGCGAGAATGCGGTCACCCTGCCCGACTGCGTGTTCGAAGCGAACGCCGAACACTACGCCCGCCGCGAGCTGTACCGCAGCGAGGAGCACGGCTACTGCGTGGTGGCGATGACCTGGGGGCCGGGCCAAGGCACGCCGATCCACGACCACGACGGCATGTGGTGCGTCGAGGGCGTGTGGAACGGGGCGCTGGAGATCGTGCAGTACGAATTGCTGGAACACGACGCGCAGCGCTACTGCTTCCAGCCGGTGGGCTCGATCCAGGCCGGCGCCGGCTCGGCCGGCAGCCTGATCCCGCCGCACGAATACCACAGCATCCGCAACCCCAGCGACAGCGCGGTCACCGTCAGCCTGCACATCTATTCCGGCCCGATGACCCGCTGCTCGGTGTTCCAGCCGCTGCCGGAAGACCGCTGGTACGGCCGCGACGTGCGCCAGCTGGGTCTCGACCGCGTGCACTGA
- a CDS encoding DsbE family thiol:disulfide interchange protein, producing MSRLLPFIGFMLLVGLFGFGIWWNTQHDPNAIPSPLLDKPAPTFNLPQLYEPTRMVSKADLLGKPYLLNVFASWCIECGVEHPVLTAEGPTLGVQLVGYNYKDAPDDAKGWLAKHGNPYDLLIADEPGHTAIDFGVYGAPESFLIDAKGVIRYKHIGPLTPEVVAKELKPAIAAMLKEAP from the coding sequence ATGAGTCGCCTGCTTCCGTTCATCGGTTTCATGCTGCTGGTGGGATTGTTCGGCTTCGGCATCTGGTGGAACACCCAGCATGACCCGAACGCGATCCCGTCGCCGCTGCTGGACAAGCCGGCGCCCACGTTCAACCTGCCCCAGCTGTACGAGCCGACCCGGATGGTCAGCAAGGCCGACCTGCTGGGCAAGCCTTACCTGCTCAACGTGTTTGCCAGCTGGTGCATCGAGTGCGGCGTGGAACACCCGGTGCTGACCGCCGAAGGCCCGACCCTGGGCGTGCAGCTGGTCGGCTACAACTACAAGGACGCGCCGGACGACGCCAAGGGCTGGCTGGCGAAACACGGCAACCCGTACGACCTGCTGATCGCCGACGAACCGGGCCACACCGCGATCGACTTCGGCGTGTACGGCGCGCCGGAAAGCTTCCTGATCGATGCGAAGGGCGTGATCCGCTACAAGCACATCGGCCCGCTGACACCCGAGGTGGTGGCGAAGGAACTCAAGCCGGCGATCGCGGCGATGCTGAAGGAGGCGCCGTGA
- the ccmD gene encoding heme exporter protein CcmD, giving the protein MIALQHFLAMGGYAAYVWPAYAVFFIVLIADTLAPRLRRRRVLTELRARLARQSARQERKPLSTPPSP; this is encoded by the coding sequence ATGATCGCCCTGCAGCACTTCCTGGCAATGGGCGGTTATGCGGCTTATGTATGGCCGGCCTACGCGGTGTTCTTCATCGTGCTGATCGCCGACACCCTCGCGCCGCGCCTGCGCCGCCGCCGCGTGTTGACGGAACTTCGCGCCCGCCTGGCGCGTCAGAGCGCGCGACAGGAACGCAAACCCCTTTCCACTCCACCATCCCCCTGA
- a CDS encoding heme lyase CcmF/NrfE family subunit produces MTPELGQLALILAMLLALAQSVLPLVGAWRGNRALMAVARPAAAGQAVFVAMAFGILAWAFLRFDFSVQYVADNSNLALPWYYRIAAVWGAHEGSLLLWILILNVWTVALAAFSQKLPEVFASRVIAVMGLIAVGFLAFIIFTSNPFGRLLPMPGDGADLNPVLQDPGMTFHPPMLYMGYVGFSVAFAFSIAALLGGELEQAWVRWARPWTNVAWAFLTCGIVAGSWWAYAELGWGGWWFWDPVENASFMPWLVGVALIHAQAVTEKRGSLRAWTILLSIFAFSLSLLGTFLVRSGVLTSVHAFASDPRRGVFILAFLTIVVGGSLLLYALRAPKVLGGKSFKVVSRETALLISNLMFAVAAAMVLLGTLFPLIGDALNLGRISVGPPYFGFLFPLLMLPVVLLLPFGPFLRWGKGDAPVLKQLLLRAGIAAAACAIVAAFFVDGQPKAIAGVAALVWLTVGVLLYALKRWREMPRGRRYPAEMAGMLLAHLGVGVFVAGVLLSESLSVTRDVRMAPGETQHIGNYDFRFDGVHHTTGPNWTADQGVVTVTRNGSETTVMHPQKRTYPRGQVQTESAVDAGVTRDLYVALGEPMDANNIEGAWALRLYYKPFIRWIWAGGLLMMLGGLVCATDKRFRIKRSAKAEAGAEAADGLQIQETRA; encoded by the coding sequence ATGACCCCCGAACTCGGCCAGCTCGCGTTGATCCTTGCCATGCTGCTGGCGCTGGCGCAGAGCGTCTTGCCGCTGGTCGGCGCGTGGCGCGGCAATCGCGCGCTGATGGCGGTGGCGCGCCCGGCTGCGGCGGGTCAGGCGGTGTTCGTCGCCATGGCGTTCGGCATCCTGGCCTGGGCGTTCCTGCGTTTCGACTTCTCGGTGCAGTACGTGGCCGACAACTCGAACCTGGCGCTGCCGTGGTACTACCGCATCGCCGCGGTATGGGGCGCGCACGAGGGTTCGCTGCTGCTGTGGATCCTGATCCTCAACGTGTGGACGGTGGCGCTGGCCGCGTTCAGCCAGAAGCTGCCCGAGGTGTTCGCCTCGCGCGTGATCGCGGTGATGGGCCTGATCGCGGTGGGCTTCCTCGCCTTCATCATCTTCACCTCCAATCCGTTCGGGCGGCTGCTGCCGATGCCCGGCGACGGCGCGGATCTCAACCCGGTACTGCAGGACCCGGGCATGACCTTCCACCCGCCGATGCTGTACATGGGTTACGTCGGCTTCTCGGTGGCGTTCGCGTTCTCGATCGCCGCCCTGCTCGGCGGCGAGCTGGAGCAGGCGTGGGTACGCTGGGCGCGACCGTGGACGAACGTCGCCTGGGCCTTCCTCACCTGCGGCATCGTCGCCGGTAGCTGGTGGGCGTATGCCGAACTGGGCTGGGGTGGCTGGTGGTTCTGGGATCCGGTGGAGAACGCCAGTTTCATGCCGTGGCTGGTCGGCGTGGCGCTGATCCACGCGCAAGCGGTCACCGAGAAGCGCGGCTCGCTGCGCGCGTGGACGATCCTGCTGTCGATCTTCGCGTTCTCGCTGTCCCTGCTTGGCACCTTCCTGGTGCGTTCGGGTGTGCTCACCTCGGTACATGCGTTCGCCTCCGATCCGCGCCGCGGCGTATTCATTCTGGCCTTCCTCACCATCGTAGTCGGCGGCTCGCTGCTGCTGTACGCGCTGCGCGCACCGAAGGTGCTCGGCGGCAAGTCGTTCAAGGTCGTATCGCGCGAGACCGCGCTGCTGATCAGCAACCTGATGTTCGCGGTGGCCGCGGCGATGGTGCTGCTGGGCACGCTGTTCCCGCTGATCGGCGACGCGCTGAACCTGGGCCGGATCTCGGTCGGCCCGCCCTACTTCGGCTTCCTGTTCCCGCTGCTGATGCTGCCGGTGGTGCTGTTGCTGCCGTTCGGCCCGTTCCTGCGCTGGGGCAAGGGCGACGCGCCCGTGCTGAAGCAGTTACTGCTGCGTGCCGGCATCGCCGCGGCAGCCTGCGCGATCGTGGCGGCGTTCTTCGTCGACGGCCAGCCCAAGGCGATTGCCGGCGTAGCGGCGCTGGTCTGGCTCACCGTTGGCGTACTGCTGTACGCGCTCAAGCGCTGGCGTGAGATGCCGCGCGGCCGCCGTTACCCGGCCGAGATGGCCGGCATGCTGCTGGCGCACCTGGGCGTGGGCGTGTTCGTGGCCGGCGTGCTGTTGTCCGAGTCGCTCAGCGTGACCCGCGACGTGCGCATGGCGCCGGGCGAGACCCAGCACATCGGCAACTACGACTTCCGCTTCGACGGCGTGCACCACACGACGGGGCCGAACTGGACCGCCGACCAGGGCGTGGTCACGGTCACCCGCAACGGTAGCGAGACCACCGTGATGCACCCGCAGAAGCGCACCTACCCGCGCGGCCAGGTGCAGACGGAATCCGCGGTGGACGCCGGCGTCACCCGCGATCTCTACGTGGCGCTGGGCGAGCCGATGGACGCGAACAACATCGAGGGCGCCTGGGCGCTGCGGCTGTACTACAAGCCGTTCATCCGCTGGATCTGGGCCGGCGGCCTGCTGATGATGCTGGGCGGCCTGGTCTGCGCCACCGACAAGCGCTTCCGCATCAAGCGCAGCGCCAAGGCCGAAGCCGGCGCCGAAGCTGCCGACGGCCTGCAGATACAGGAAACGCGCGCATGA
- a CDS encoding cytochrome c-type biogenesis protein translates to MRLLLQMLFVALLTFAGVAHAQAIEPMPFKDHAQELRFQHLTHQLRCPMCQNETLADSNAPIARDLRNQIFQMMQQGRSDEEIKQYLVARYSRFVLYDPPLTPGTWLLWFGPLLILLGGAGVVLVAIRKRSRTGSTATEAPTDNGDDW, encoded by the coding sequence ATGCGGCTGCTCCTGCAGATGCTGTTCGTGGCGTTGCTCACGTTTGCCGGCGTCGCGCACGCGCAGGCGATCGAGCCGATGCCGTTCAAGGACCACGCCCAGGAACTGCGCTTCCAGCACCTGACCCACCAGTTGCGCTGCCCGATGTGCCAGAACGAGACGCTGGCCGATTCCAACGCGCCGATTGCGCGCGACCTGCGCAACCAGATCTTCCAGATGATGCAGCAAGGCAGGAGCGACGAGGAGATCAAGCAGTACCTGGTCGCGCGCTATTCCAGGTTCGTGCTGTACGACCCGCCGCTGACGCCGGGTACCTGGCTGCTGTGGTTCGGCCCGCTGCTGATCCTGCTCGGCGGCGCCGGCGTGGTGCTGGTGGCGATCCGCAAACGCAGCCGCACCGGCAGTACCGCCACTGAAGCACCGACCGACAACGGGGACGACTGGTGA
- the metX gene encoding homoserine O-acetyltransferase MetX, whose translation MGDARRYFALPSPFPMKRGGELRGAHVAYETWGTLNAARDNAVLVLTGLSPSAHMASCAEDPSPGWWEGMAGPGKAIDTTRWFVICVNSLGSDKGSTCPASIDPASGEPYRLAFPELALEDVANAAHGVASSLGISQLACLIGCSMGGMSALAYMLLHPGSVRAHISVDTAPQAQPFAIAIRSLQREAIRLDPHWNEGRYDIDAEEGGSYPDIGMSIARKLGVITYRSAMEWNGRFARIRLDPEQREDEPFGREFQVESYLEGHAQRFVRHFDPNSYLYLSRASDWFDIAEYGHGSVLEGLKRIRIEQAMVIGVSTDILFPLQQQEQIAEGLQAAGAKVEFVALNSPQGHDAFLVDIDNYSRAIGGFLNRLAAA comes from the coding sequence ATGGGCGACGCGCGCCGCTATTTCGCCCTGCCCTCGCCGTTCCCGATGAAGCGCGGCGGCGAATTGCGCGGCGCGCACGTCGCCTATGAAACCTGGGGTACGTTGAACGCCGCCCGCGACAACGCCGTGCTGGTGCTCACCGGCCTGTCGCCCAGTGCGCACATGGCCTCCTGCGCGGAAGATCCCTCGCCCGGCTGGTGGGAAGGCATGGCCGGTCCCGGCAAGGCGATCGACACCACGCGCTGGTTCGTGATCTGTGTGAACTCACTGGGCAGCGACAAGGGCTCGACCTGTCCCGCCTCGATCGACCCGGCCAGCGGCGAGCCGTACCGGCTGGCGTTTCCCGAACTCGCGCTGGAAGACGTCGCCAACGCCGCGCACGGCGTCGCCAGCAGCCTCGGCATCAGCCAGCTGGCCTGCCTGATCGGCTGCTCGATGGGTGGCATGAGCGCGCTGGCCTACATGCTGCTGCACCCGGGCAGCGTACGCGCGCACATCAGCGTGGACACCGCGCCGCAAGCGCAGCCGTTCGCGATCGCGATCCGCTCGCTGCAGCGCGAGGCGATCCGGCTCGACCCGCACTGGAACGAAGGCCGCTACGACATCGACGCCGAAGAAGGCGGCAGCTACCCCGACATCGGCATGAGCATCGCGCGCAAGCTCGGCGTGATTACCTATCGCTCGGCGATGGAATGGAACGGCCGCTTCGCGCGGATCCGGCTCGATCCCGAGCAGCGCGAGGACGAGCCGTTCGGCCGCGAGTTCCAGGTCGAGTCCTACCTTGAAGGCCACGCCCAGCGTTTCGTGCGCCACTTCGACCCGAACAGCTACCTTTACCTGTCGCGCGCCAGCGACTGGTTCGACATCGCCGAATACGGCCATGGCAGCGTGCTGGAGGGGCTCAAGCGCATCCGCATCGAGCAGGCCATGGTGATCGGCGTGAGCACCGACATCCTGTTCCCGCTGCAGCAGCAGGAACAGATCGCCGAAGGCCTGCAAGCGGCCGGCGCCAAGGTGGAATTCGTGGCGCTGAATTCGCCGCAGGGCCACGACGCGTTCCTGGTCGACATCGACAACTACAGCCGCGCGATCGGCGGCTTCCTGAACAGGCTGGCGGCCGCATGA